The Tenebrio molitor chromosome 3, icTenMoli1.1, whole genome shotgun sequence genome contains a region encoding:
- the LOC138126308 gene encoding receptor-type tyrosine-protein phosphatase epsilon-like isoform X1, producing MTNCKTFNNVSFILLFCTFAVCENSNSTKYCVVDGDSPGIFLNDGLGKDGTYVGTSSSYLDNSTVTLLLTEKVEGTNVWKVINSTESNHHINDIVIDERWETFKDNHDFHTEFHEILKNRSLPINFSQRHNGTEDGTQNGTQDQWYHLKLKNNKFECANISRRCYIPSNVNASQYYISKATDIWKLHNYTYLHTTQSRTETIYTKLENCTTVETGCFSMYLAMCPGCNITIQLLNSIHNNITESFIGNGKWKKQQFPLKKFTTCFNISITTNHISDETGFSAIGDTAYLSSNLSCEENKRYIHIDNNIYNASNVSNVSCENALNEKINITSSLPDYKKYSRNVIDKNATNVIEDTRSSDLATSSFNPLYLLIILPIVFIASVLIFVYFKKRKSKLRPGEAVVFKKNENEDTEILLNSKTDNSATRDQWPSIKGPLFSNYIHQVFNREKTSDDLKAQFESLPSGYLKESNEGKKPENLEKNRYPNILPYDENRVKLHKTLGDEHRSTDYINASYVQCFDNPKEYIVTQNPTEKTFTDFWRMIWQEKVEYIVMISHNDEKYYCYWPQTDCQMRCDGMEIYSPKVSSYEFYEHRMLVLQRFGESRKLNHLHFNTWSNNFLSSHVFAEFMNDLLSIPHHSVPVVFHCLGGLGRSATLVLCDIALREVASSGLFNLFEITKRLRNSRADMVQNLKQYQLAHLIIYENLNYRNDAIELNQDYEAYCNKLFEDNTIKKMWSKLLEHREWMFRALTPYIPCSDEPKKNRYQNDNNLLPVEHSRVTLQVSPDAESDYIHAMYVVDYKQKEKYIVAQQPLRNTLSDFWSMVIQNEVEVIINLNELNCTTSNDCCYFPTNHNKAIKTKEVTIELDTIKEYRYYNKFTLKINGLKLKKPPSVFNVKKWPKIKGVPDSTDLMLDIWDAIRKENSQGGRILFCCDDGIRSSGLMVCFLYMVDKMIHERKCDVVGAVKSVRRTHINFIDFEQFVFLHRAALTFYKNVLERDNEQLL from the exons TGTAAGACGTTTAataatgtttcatttattcttCTATTTTGTACTTTTGCTGTGTGTGAAAATAGTAATTCTACTAAGTACTGTGTAGTGGATGGTGACAGTCctggaatatttttaaatgacggTTTGGGAAAAGATGGTACTTACGTTG GTACTTCATCATCCTATTTAGATAATTCTACAGTTACCCTTCTCTTAACAGAGAAAGTCGAAGGGACTAATGTTTGGAAAGTTATTAATTCCACAGAATCCAATCATCACATAAACGATATTGTAATAGACGAACGATGGGAAACATTTAAGGACAATCATGATTTTCACACAGAGTTTCACGAGATTCTTAAGAATAGAAGCTTACCTATAAATTTTAGTCAGAGACACAATGGGACAGAAGATGGAACACAAAATGGGACACAAGATCag TGGTATCACctaaaactaaaaaacaataaattcgaGTGTGCCAATATCAGCAGGAGGTGTTATATCCCCTCAAATGTTAATGCTTCACAATATTACATCAGCAAAGCAACGGACATATGGAAACTGCACAACT ATACTTATCTACATACGACTCAAAGTAGAACAGAAACGATCTACACAAAACTAGAAAACTGCACAACTGTAGAAACAGGATGTTTTTCTATGTATTTGGCAATGTGTCCTGGCTGCAATATTACAATTCAATTATTAAACTCAATCCATAATAATATAACTGAATCGTTTATT GGCAAcggaaaatggaaaaaacaacaatttccaTTGAAAAAGTTTACTACTTGTTTCAACATATCAATAACAACGAACCATATCTCTGATGAAACAGGGTTTTCGGCTATTGGCGACACTGCATATTTGTCTTCAAATCTAAGTTGTGAAGAGAATAAAAGATACATACACATTgacaataatatttataatgcGTCTAATGTGTCTAATGTGTCTTGTGAAAAtgctttaaatgaaaaaataaatataacatCCAGTTTACCggattacaaaaaatatagtagGAATGTTATAGATAAGAATGCTACGAATGTAATAGAGGACACGAGATCTAGTGATCTCGCTACATCTTCCTTCAACCCTCTATACCTGCTGATAATTCTTCCGATTGTGTTCATTGCATCGGTGTTGATAtttgtttactttaaaaaGAGAAAATCCAAATTGAGACCTGGTG aaGCAGTAGTATTCAAAAAGAATGAAAACGAAGATAcagaaatattattaaattcaaaaactgaCAATTCGGCAACACGTGATCAATGGCCTTCAATTAAAGGGccacttttttcaaattacattcATCAAGTGTTTAACAGGGAGAAAACATCTGACGATCTCAAAGCGCAGTTTgag TCTCTTCCTTCTGGATATTTGAAAGAAAGCAATGAAGGCAAAAAGCcggaaaatttggaaaaaaatagatATCCCAACATTCTTCCTT ATGATGAAAATCGAGTCAAACTCCACAAAACTTTGGGTGACGAACACCGATCTACAGATTACATAAATGCCAGTTACGTGCag TGTTTCGATAATCCTAAAGAATATATTGTTACACAAAATCCTACGGAAAAGACCTTCACAGATTTCTGGCGAATGATCTGGCAAGAGAAAGTTGAATATATCGTAATGATAAGTCACAATGATGAAAAATATTACTGCTATTGGCCGCAAACAGACTGTCAAATGAGGTGCGATGGCATGGAAATTTACTCACCTAAAGTCTCGTCATATGAATTTTACGAGCACAGAATGTTAGTTTTACAGCGATTTGGAGAGTCTAGGAAG CTAAATCATCTTCATTTTAACACGTGGTCCAATAATTTCTTGTCGTCCCACGTTTTCGCCGAGTTCATGAATGACCTATTATCCATACCCCATCACTCTGTACCAGTGGTATTCCACTGTTT ggGTGGCTTAGGCAGATCAGCAACTCTGGTCTTGTGCGACATAGCTTTACGAGAAGTTGCAAGCAGTGGTTTGTTCAATTTGTTTGAGATCaccaaaagactgagaaacaGTAGAGCCGATATGGTCCAGAATTTG AAACAATACCAACTAGCTCATCTCATAATTTATGAGAACCTTAACTACAGGAATGATGCGATTGAGTTAAACCAAGACTATGAAGCTTACTGTAACAAGTTGTTCGAGGATAataccattaaaaaaatgtggtcGAAACTTTTGGAACACAGAGAATGGATGTTCAGGGCTCTTACACCCTACATCCCTTGCTCGGATGAACCGAAGAAGAACCGTTATCaaaatgataataatctgCTTCCTG TTGAACATAGTCGAGTAACATTACAAGTATCACCAGACGCTGAATCAGATTACATCCATGCCATGTACGTGGTTGACTACAAGCAAaaggaaaaatatattgtggCTCAACAACCACTGCGCAACACCCTATCAGATTTTTGGTCAATGGTTATACAAAACGAAGTTGAAGTGATCATCAATTTAAACGAGCTGAATTGTACAACCTCG AACGATTGTTGTTACTTTCCGACAAACCACAACAAGGCTATCAAAACTAAAGAAGTCACAATTGAATTGGATACTATTAAAGAGTATCGCTACTACAACAAGTTTACATTGAAAATTAATGGA CTGAAGCTGAAAAAACCCCCGTCAGTTTTCAACGTCAAAAAATGGCCCAAAATTAAAGGAGTACCAGACAGCACCGACCTGATGTTGGACATTTGGGATGCAATAAGGAAAGAAAACTCACAAGGGggtcgaattttattttgctgcGA TGATGGAATCAGATCCAGCGGTTTAATGGTTTGCTTCTTGTACATGGTTGATAAGATGATTCACGAAAGAAAATGCGATGTTGTTGGTGCTGTAAAATCTGTGAGACGCACACACATTAATTTTATCGATTTCGAACAGTTTGTCTTTCTACATCGCGCTGCActgacattttataaaaacgtTCTTGAACGAGATAACGAACAGTTATTGTAA